Proteins from one Carassius gibelio isolate Cgi1373 ecotype wild population from Czech Republic chromosome A25, carGib1.2-hapl.c, whole genome shotgun sequence genomic window:
- the LOC127946899 gene encoding uncharacterized protein LOC127946899: protein MSQPEREAPAVRPRRRVNPPAYLEDFELSGPGSHQQQSRSLTCQGVLENEPSVTGHSRSTSPVSQASEHSEWILTDQWDYTSEKLREENAALQRQVKQLPELTAMLEKMKRENAALQRQSSQLPEIISAFQEMRQQNAALWHELQSLKSKQSSPPESVTPQMPSPRSHSPAVNFQTPQPYRPIPAPRSRLPPSATKRLPHPAVPEESSEFTEDLRNMNISSSPRERPSFTAHYIDSAQFRYPNTSPYSQPPQLPESVVPSQERRRSAHAEYSSDHVLPSSTQEKIYRGPAPTIPCLTSSDPREFSRLRIALENILPEDATERFKFQILTDHLKLEEALLVADSYSNSRFPFTNTMKALDKMYGQPHQLALQRIAELMDGANIRSGDVKAFRMFGLQVRSLVSMLQQLGHKGTVELECGSHVSRLLSKLPHDLRSSFKRYTHPLQVSIPTLLDFADWLEYELQVQEDNSQ from the exons ATGTCTCAACCAGAAAGAGAAGCCCCTGCTGTGCGGCCGAGGAGACGAGTTAACCCTCCAGCCTACTTAGAAGACTTTGAGCTCAGTGGACCTGGGTCTCATCAACAGCAATCACGGTCACTTACCTGCCAGGGAGTACTGGAGAATGAACCAAGTGTTACAGGTCATTCTAGATCCACTTCACCAGTGAGCCAAGCATCAGAACATTCTGAGTGGATACTGACTGACCAATGGGACTACACTTCTGAGAAGCTGAGAGAGGAGAATGCAGCATTGCAAAGGCAAGTGAAACAGCTGCCAGAGCTTACAGCCATGTTAGAGAAGATGAAGAGGGAGAACGCAGCCTTGCAACGACAATCCAGCCAACTCCCTGAGATCATTTCAGCATTCCAAGAGATGCGTCAACAGAATGCTGCGTTATGGCATGAGCTTCAAAGCTTGAAATCGAAGCAGAGCTCTCCACCCGAGTCGGTCACTCCACAGATGCCATCACCACGCTCTCACTCTCCAGCAGTTAACTTTCAGACTCCACAGCCATACCGCCCAATACCAGCTCCACGCTCTAGGTTGCCACCATCTGCCACTAAGAGACTGCCACACCCAGCTGTGCCAGAGGAAAGCTCAGAGTTTACTGAAGATCTGAGAAACATGAACATTTCTTCCTCCCCTCGTGAGAGACCCTCCTTTACAGCACATTATATTGACTCAGCTCAGTTCAGGTATCCCAACACTTCCCCATATTCCCAGCCACCTCAGCTGCCTGAGTCCGTGGTCCCATCACAGGAAAGGAGGAGGTCAGCCCATGCAGAATATAGCTCAGATCATGTCTTACCCTCAAGTACCCAAGAGAAAATCTACAGAGGACCAGCCCCTACCATCCCCTGCCTAACGTCTTCTGATCCTAGGGAGTTTTCAAGACTGAGAATTGCATTAGAGAATATCCTGCCTGAAGATGCCACCGAacgtttcaaatttcaaatcctCACAGACCATCTGAAACTGGAGGAGGCCCTCCTTGTGGCAGACTCTTACAGCAATTCCAGATTTCCCTTCACCAACACTATGAAAGCTCTGGATAAGATGTATGGTCAACCCCACCAATTAGCACTGCAACGAATCGCTGAGCTGATGGATGGAGCTAATATACGCAGTGGAGATGTAAAGGCCTTCAGGATGTTCGGACTGCAGGTGCGTTCGCTTGTCAGTATGTTGCAGCAGCTTGGCCACAAAGGTACTGTAGAGCTGGAATGTGGATCACATGTGTCTCGACTCCTGAGTAAACTGCCACATGACCTCAGATCAAGTTTCAAGCGGTACACCCACCCTTTGCAAGTCTCTATTCCTACTTTGCTGGACTTCGCTGATTGGTTGGAATATGAGCTTCAAGTACAGGAAGACAATAGCCA GTGA
- the LOC127947041 gene encoding uncharacterized protein LOC127947041, with product MSSATSKPASVREEKVRAYCPYCDNNKHYLNGCDNFKLLSKDLKIDWIKTKNRCWRCGRGHQAANCTLKTFCPTCNKKHLMVLHDVNDQVKPSQPSAAPSSAVLYVDRPTSGSKVLLKVTKVLIKNGNVAMEAYAILDDGSERTIILHDAVQKLRLVGEPEDLVLRTVRQDTQVIHGAAVTFTVSQTVNPRKAYKIRNAFTAKALGLAEHTHPVSVLQQKFKHLAGLPLQQLDKVHPVLLIGSDCPHLLTPIEPVRLGPPGGPAAVRTRLGWTLQGPTEELSSHLSPDQCFFTSLQPVNDLYANVERLWQMDVLPYQSEKVITRSRQDKESIQLLQENTVRVDVNGIQRYATPLLRVKNMPRLCAPKEAVLPQLRGIEKRLERDPVLTAAYQEELARLVQAGYVVKLSQEQVDKTKEAWYIPHYMVQHNGKNRVVFNCSFSYQGHNLNELLLPGPTLGPSLLAVLLRFREHSVAISSDIRGMFHQVRLLPQDKPLLRYIWRDMQRDRTPDVYEWQVLPFGTTCSPCCASFALQKHVLDHSQPGEDTQVSVEKSFYVDNCLQSFASRDMAKNLVDKLCNLLASGGFELRQWASNDPSVISHLPADIQSPSSILWLSEGHQEAQESTLGLHWNCQSDTLSYKRRKPDNEVPTMRSIYQILASQYDPLGYIVPFTTRAKVIVQRLWDKQREWDDPRLPEDLLDSWKHWESELEDLQNISLPRCYCSKELDCSSSIRQLHIFCDASEKAYGSVAYLRTENPQGEVEVAFVTARSRVAPKKQQSIPRLELCAALTGAQLAKVLKAELTLPLSSVTLWSDSTTVLIWLLSDSCRFKVFVGTRVAEVQDLTESDTWRYVQSSDNPADAITRGKSPSDLNKDSRWNQGPAFLRQRPDSWPEMPPLAHISEDGELKRSTFCGLLTSDLSLPDPHKFCTFTDYLKALIQPSSESSPFIATAENYIEAELTALRQIQAESFPDEILHLKSGKPLPSNSRLLCLAPELDIRTNLIRVGGRLRQISQLDEDTIHPIVLDPHHPLTKLIIKDYDDCLHHPGPERVFAELRRKYWVLRGRAAVKHHQRQCAECQKWRAKPHPPRMADLPPARLRIHQPVFYSTGIDCFGPYLIKFGRRNEKRWGIIFKCMTTRAVHIDLLTSMDSDSFLMALRRFIARRGKPFEILSDQGTNFKGGERELRDAYTALQPELQAQLASQQIRFTFNPPNAPHFGGCWEREIRSLKTALQVTLGAQTVTEEVLRTVLIEIEGILNAKPLGYISSDIADPDLVTPNILLMGRRDASLPQVTYQDSELLSRRRWRHSQLLADHFWRQFIRNYLPSLQTRQKWMSETDNLQIGETVMIVDPQLPRALWPVGRIVQVFPGKDNRVRSAEIKVKDRTYLRPVTKIICLPPLAE from the coding sequence ATGTCGTCAGCCACGTCTAAACCAGCTTCAGTCAGAGAAGAGAAGGTGAGAGCTTATTGTCCATACTGTGATAATAATAAACACTATCTGAATGGCTGTGACAACTTCAAGCTTCTTAGCAAAGACCTGAAAATAGACTGGATAAAGACAAAGAACCGATGCTGGCGTTGTGGTCGTGGACATCAAGCAGCTAACTGCACACTAAAGACTTTCTGCCCAACCTGCAACAAGAAGCACCTTATGGTACTACATGATGTCAATGACCAGGTCAAGCCATCTCAGCCAAGTGCAGCTCCTTCCAGTGCAGTTTTATATGTTGACCGACCAACCTCTGGAAGTAAAGTACTGCTCAAAGTGACTAAGGTTCTGATCAAGAATGGCAACGTGGCAATGGAAGCTTACGCCATATTAGATGATGGATCAGAGCGGACCATCATTCTGCATGATGCAGTGCAGAAATTAAGACTTGTGGGGGAGCCAGAGGACCTTGTACTTCGTACAGTAAGACAGGATACCCAGGTTATTCACGGGGCGGCAGTGACTTTTACTGTGTCCCAAACTGTTAACCCCAGGAAAGCTTACAAGATCCGTAATGCCTTCACAGCCAAAGCACTCGGTCTGGCAGAACATACACACCCAGTTAGTGTCCTGCAACAGAAATTTAAGCATCTTGCAGGGTTACCTCTACAACAGCTGGACAAGGTACATCCTGTTCTTCTCATTGGCTCTGATTGCCCCCACCTCCTCACACCCATAGAACCAGTCCGACTGGGGCCCCCTGGTGGGCCAGCAGCAGTAAGAACACGTCTGGGATGGACACTGCAGGGTCCAACTGAAGAATTGAGCAGTCATCTTTCCCCTGACCAATGCTTCTTCACCTCGCTGCAGCCTGTCAATGATCTTTATGCAAATGTGGAGAGACTGTGGCAAATGGATGTTCTACCCTACCAGAGTGAAAAGGTGATTACCAGATCACGCCAAGACAAAGAGTCCATTCAGCTTCTGCAAGAAAACACAGTGAGAGTGGATGTTAATGGTATCCAGCGATACGCTACTCCTCTGCTCCGTGTCAAGAACATGCCTCGCCTCTGTGCTCCAAAGGAAGCAGTCCTGCCACAGTTGAGAGGAATCGAGAAACGGCTGGAAAGGGACCCTGTTCTAACTGCAGCATACCAAGAGGAGCTGGCCAGGTTAGTGCAAGCTGGTTATGTTGTCAAACTTAGTCAGGAGCAAGTGGACAAAACAAAGGAAGCCTGGTACATCCCGCACTACATGGTGCAGCATAATGGGAAGAACAGGGTGGTTTTTAACTGTTCATTCTCATATCAAGGACACAACCTGAACGAGCTACTGTTACCTGGACCAACACTTGGTCCATCTCTCCTGGCAGTCCTTCTGCGTTTCCGGGAGCACTCTGTTGCCATCAGTAGTGACATCCGCGGCATGTTCCATCAGGTACGCCTCTTGCCACAAGATAAACCTCTGCTGAGATACATCTGGAGAGACATGCAAAGAGACAGAACCCCAGATGTCTATGAATGGCAGGTACTGCCTTTCGGGACCACTTGCAGTCCGTGTTGTGCATCGTTTGCTTTACAGAAGCATGTTCTAGATCACAGCCAGCCTGGAGAGGACACACAAGTTTCAGTGGAGAAGTCATTCTATGTGGACAATTGCCTCCAGAGCTTCGCCTCCCGTGACATGGCCAAGAATCTGGTAGACAAACTCTGTAACCTTCTAGCATCTGGTGGCTTTGAGTTACGACAGTGGGCAAGCAATGACCCTTCAGTTATCAGCCATCTGCCAGCTGACATTCAGTCACCGAGTAGCATCCTCTGGCTCAGCGAAGGCCACCAAGAAGCTCAGGAATCAACACTTGGCCTGCACTGGAATTGCCAATCAGATACCCTCTCTTACAAACGACGCAAACCAGACAATGAAGTGCCCACAATGCGAAGCATCTACCAGATCCTTGCCAGCCAGTATGATCCCCTTGGCTATATTGTACCCTTCACCACTCGAGCCAAGGTGATAGTGCAGAGGTTGTGGGACAAACAAAGGGAGTGGGATGACCCCAGGCTGCCAGAGGACCTATTAGACTCTTGGAAACACTGGGAGAGTGAATTGGAAGATCTGCAGAATATCAGTTTGCCCAGATGTTACTGCAGCAAGGAACTAGACTGCTCTAGTAGCATTAGGCAACTTCACATATTTTGTGATGCCTCAGAGAAGGCGTATGGATCTGTGGCATACTTAAGAACAGAGAACCCTCAAGGTGAAGTGGAGGTGGCCTTTGTAACAGCTAGGTCTCGTGTTGCTCCCAAGAAACAGCAGAGCATCCCTCGTCTTGAGCTGTGTGCAGCACTCACAGGTGCACAGCTTGCTAAAGTCCTGAAGGCAGAGCTAACGTTACCACTCAGTAGTGTCACACTGTGGTCTGATTCCACCACAGTGCTAATTTGGCTTTTATCAGATTCCTGTCGCTTTAAGGTGTTTGTGGGGACCAGAGTGGCAGAAGTACAGGACTTGACTGAATCTGACACCTGGCGTTACGTACAGTCATCCGACAACCCAGCAGATGCAATTACAAGAGGAAAGTCTCCCTCTGATCTCAACAAAGACAGCAGATGGAACCAAGGCCCAGCATTCCTCAGACAAAGACCAGACAGCTGGCCAGAAATGCCACCACTAGCTCACATAAGTGAAGACGGTGAGCTGAAAAGGTCAACTTTCTGTGGATTGTTAACCTCTGATCTGTCACTGCCAGATCCTCATAAATTTTGCACATTCACAGACTACTTAAAAGCTCTTATACAGCCATCATCAGAAAGCTCTCCCTTCATTGCAACTGCAGAAAACTACATAGAAGCTGAGCTCACAGCCCTCCGACAGATCCAGGCAGAATCATTCCCAGATGAGATATTGCACTTGAAATCTGGTAAACCTCTACCAAGCAATAGTCGACTGCTTTGCCTAGCCCCAGAACTAGATATCAGAACCAATCTCATTCGTGTTGGCGGTCGCCTACGACAAATCAGTCAACTAGACGAGGATACCATTCACCCCATTGTCCTTGATCCACATCACCCACTCACCAAACTAATTATCAAAGACTATGATGACTGTTTGCATCACCCTGGACCAGAGAGGGTGTTTGCGGAGCTCAGGAGAAAATACTGGGTGTTAAGAGGAAGAGCAGCAGTTAAACACCACCAACGCCAATGCGCTGAATGCCAAAAATGGCGGGCTAAACCGCATCCCCCCAGGATGGCAGATCTCCCACCTGCCAGGTTAAGAATTCACCAGCCAGTTTTCTATTCAACAGGTATAGATTGCTTTGGTCCCTATCTCATAAAGTTTGGACGCCGAAATGAGAAGCGTTGGGGGATCATCTTCAAGTGTATGACCACCCGTGCAGTGCATATTGATCTCCTCACAAGTATGGACAGTGACTCATTCCTGATGGCCCTTCGTCGCTTCATTGCTCGACGAGGGAAACCCTTCGAAATCCTGTCAGATCAGGGAACGAATTTCAAAGGTGGTGAAAGGGAACTTCGGGATGCCTACACTGCTCTTCAACCTGAGCTCCAAGCTCAACTGGCAAGCCAGCAAATTAGGTTTACATTCAATCCACCTAATGCCCCACATTTTGGTGGATGCTGGGAACGGGAAATTCGATCCTTGAAAACAGCCCTACAAGTGACACTCGGAGCACAGACAGTCACTGAAGAAGTATTGCGGACTGTTCTCATTGAAATTGAGGGGATCCTCAATGCTAAACCTCTTGGTTACATATCTTCAGACATTGCTGACCCTGACCTGGTTACACCCAACATTCTGCTGATGGGGCGGCGGGATGCCTCACTTCCCCAAGTGACATACCAGGATTCTGAGCTTCTGAGTCGACGGAGATGGAGGCATAGTCAGCTGTTAGCTGATCACTTTTGGAGGCAATTCATCCGTAACTACCTACCCAGCCTTCAAACCAGACAGAAATGGATGTCAGAAACAGACAACCTACAGATAGGTGAAACTGTTATGATTGTGGATCCACAGCTACCTCGTGCACTTTGGCCTGTTGGAAGGATTGTTCAAGTTTTCCCTGGGAAGGATAACAGAGTCAGATCAGCTGAGATCAAAGTGAAAGACCGAACTTACCTAAGGCCAGTGACCAAGATCATCTGTCTACCTCCTTTGGCTGAATGA